A portion of the Pedobacter cryoconitis genome contains these proteins:
- a CDS encoding DUF4349 domain-containing protein: MMKKYLIYGILGLTALGCSSDKKSGAYDVADLQKQSSALSSDTALTEKIVKTADMKFRVKDVQLTKETLGKILRAEGGTIAEFNTHSVVIQNDKVKYSADSLLELISYRVEGLVVAKIPSEKLDDFTNQVTRMAVFIDEQSLKQDDVSLNYLSNQLKNKNKVEAVTQLNNSVSGKKISVAERSLALKDDLVDNKVNNLMTDRNVRYSTITLNFYQDNTVKKMIVVNDELSDYRPDFFKRFWLSFENGWSVFKEFILILANLWALIVLAVAGYFVFRHYRRKKLIA, translated from the coding sequence ATGATGAAGAAATATTTGATTTATGGAATACTAGGTTTAACTGCCCTGGGTTGTAGCAGTGACAAAAAATCGGGTGCTTATGACGTTGCTGATCTGCAAAAACAGAGTTCTGCCTTATCATCTGATACTGCATTAACTGAAAAAATTGTTAAAACTGCAGACATGAAGTTCAGGGTAAAGGATGTCCAGCTTACGAAGGAAACGCTGGGGAAGATCCTGAGGGCTGAGGGTGGTACGATTGCTGAGTTTAATACGCATAGTGTGGTCATACAGAATGATAAGGTAAAGTATTCGGCTGATTCTCTGCTGGAATTAATTTCTTACCGCGTGGAGGGTCTGGTAGTTGCAAAAATCCCTTCTGAAAAGCTGGATGATTTTACGAACCAGGTCACAAGAATGGCAGTGTTCATTGATGAACAGTCTTTAAAACAGGATGATGTGAGCTTGAATTATTTGAGCAATCAGTTGAAAAATAAGAATAAGGTTGAAGCGGTAACGCAGTTGAATAATTCTGTTTCAGGAAAAAAGATCAGTGTTGCGGAAAGGTCTTTAGCATTGAAAGATGATTTGGTAGATAATAAGGTGAATAATTTGATGACTGACCGGAATGTAAGGTACAGTACGATTACTTTAAATTTTTACCAGGACAATACGGTTAAAAAAATGATAGTGGTCAATGATGAGTTGTCCGATTATCGGCCTGATTTTTTTAAACGGTTCTGGTTAAGTTTTGAGAATGGATGGAGTGTGTTTAAGGAATTTATTCTGATCCTGGCTAATTTATGGGCTTTAATAGTGTTGGCTGTTGCTGGTTATTTTGTTTTCAGGCACTACAGAAGAAAAAAATTGATAGCTTAA